A single genomic interval of Macaca nemestrina isolate mMacNem1 chromosome 14, mMacNem.hap1, whole genome shotgun sequence harbors:
- the LOC105463935 gene encoding zinc finger and BTB domain-containing protein 43 encodes MEPGANSFRVEFPDFSSTILQKLNQQRQQGQLCDVSIVVQGHIFRAHKAVLAASSPYFCDQVLLKNSRRIVLPDVMNPRVFENILLSSYTGRLVMPAPEIVSYLTAASFLQMWHVVDKCTEVLEGNPTVLCQKLNHGSDHQSPSSSSYNGLVESFELGSGGHTDFPKAQELRDGENEEESTKDELSSQLTEHEYLPSNSSTEHDRLSTEMASQDGEEGASDSAEFHYTRPMYSKPSIMAHKRWIHVKPERLEQACEGMDVHAAYDEHQVTESINTVQTEHTVQPSGVEEDFHIGEKKVEAEFDEQADESNYDEQVDFYGSSMEEFSGERSDGNLIGHRQEAALAAGYSENIEMVTGIKEEASHLGFSATDKLYPCQCGKSFTHKSQRDRHMSMHLGLRPYGCGVCGKKFKMKHHLVGHMKIHTGIKPYECNICAKRFMWRDSFHRHVTSCTKSYEAAKAEQNTTEAN; translated from the coding sequence ATGGAGCCTGGAGCAAACTCTTTTCGGGTAGAATTTCCTGATTTTTCCAGCACCATCCTACAGAAACTGAACCAGCAGCGCCAGCAAGGACAATTATGTGACGTCTCCATTGTTGTCCAAGGCCACATTTTCCGGGCACACAAAGCCGTTCTCGCTGCCAGTTCACCCTACTTTTGTGACCAGGTACTCCTGAAAAACAGCAGGAGAATTGTTTTGCCTGATGTGATGAACCCAAGAGTGTTTGAGAACATTCTCCTGTCCAGCTATACAGGACGTCTAGTAATGCCCGCTCCAGAAATTGTTAGTTACTTGACAGCGGCAAGCTTCCTCCAGATGTGGCATGTGGTAGACAAATGCACTGAAGTTTTAGAGGGAAACCCTACAGTCCTTTGTCAGAAGCTAAATCATGGCAGTGACCACCAGTCACCAAGCAGCAGTAGTTACAATGGCCTGGTAGAGAGCTTTGAGCTGGGCTCGGGAGGTCATACTGATTTTCCCAAAGCCCAAGAACTGAGGGATGGTGAAAATGAAGAGGAGAGCACCAAAGACGAGCTGTCATCCCAGCTCACCGAGCACGAATACCTGCCCAGCAACTCGTCCACAGAGCATGACCGCCTGAGCACGGAAATGGCGAGCCAGGATGGGGAGGAGGGCGCCAGCGACAGCGCCGAGTTCCACTACACCCGGCCCATGTACAGCAAGCCCAGCATCATGGCTCACAAACGCTGGATCCACGTGAAGCCCGAGCGCTTAGAACAGGCTTGCGAGGGCATGGACGTGCACGCGGCCTACGACGAGCATCAGGTCACAGAGTCCATCAACACCGTGCAGACCGAGCACACCGTCCAGCCTTCGGGAGTGGAGGAGGACTTCCACATCGGGGAGAAGAAAGTGGAAGCCGAGTTTGATGAACAGGCTGATGAAAGCAATTATGATGAGCAGGTGGATTTCTATGGCTCTTCCATGGAAGAGTTTTCCGGAGAGAGGTCGGACGGGAACCTCATTGGGCACAGACAGGAGGCTGCCCTCGCAGCAGGCTACAGTGAGAATATTGAAATGGTAACAGGGATTAAAGAAGAAGCTTCCCACTTAGGATTCTCAGCCACCGACAAGCTGTATCCTTGTCAGTGTGGGAAGAGTTTCACTCACAAGAGTCAGAGAGATCGGCACATGAGCATGCACCTCGGTCTGCGGCCTTACGGCTGTGGCGTCTGCGGTAAGAAATTCAAAATGAAGCACCACCTCGTGGGCCACATGAAAATTCACACGGGCATAAAGCCGTATGAGTGTAATATCTGTGCAAAGAGGTTTATGTGGAGGGACAGTTTCCACCGGCATGTGACTTCTTGTACCAAGTCCTACGAAGCTGCAAAGGCTGAGCAGAATACAACTGAGGCTAACTAA